The genomic region GGAAAAGGAAATTGGGGACGTTGGTCCGCAGGGAATTCCGGTGAACTCCAGCCACCATCAAGCGGCCGACGTTGTGGGCGATGGCTTGCGCGTTGTGGCCCGCAGCGCCGACGACCAAATCATTGAAGCCGTGGAAGGCATCATGCCGGACCACTACGTTCTGGCGGTGCAGTGGCATCCGGAGCGCAGCTTTGAGCAAGACCGTTGGTCGCGGCGGTTGTTTGAGTCGCTGGTCCGTGAAGCAGGGGCGTGGCGCAAACCCGCGCAGGCAGCGGTGGCGGAACGCGAGTAAGAATTTCGCGGACCACTTGGGTTGTGCTCAGTGAACGCGCTCTCGTAGGGTAATTCCATGTCGCAACAAGGAAAGCCACAAGAAAAAACGCCGCAAACGGGAATCACTCTGTCGCTCGGCGAGCGCGTGGCCGTCGTGACCGGTGGTTCACGCGGGATTGGCGCGGCCATTGTGCGCATGTTCGCCCAGGCCGGCGGACGCGTGGTCTTCAGCTATCAAAAAGCCAAAAGCGAAGCCGAGCGCCTGGCGAAAGAGTGCGGTGGCGATAAGCGCTGCGTCGCCGTGCAGGCCGAGCTTTCGTCCAGCCACTCTTCGGCGGCGTTGGTCAAAGCCGCGGTGGAACATTTTGGCCGAGTGGATATCATTGTCGGCAACCACGGCGTCTGGCCGCCGCAGGATGTCGCGGTGGACAAGATGTCGGACGAGCAATGGCGGTCCACGCTGGCCATCAATTTGGAAAGCATTTTTGGTCTGGTTAAACACGGTGTCGGCCAGATGAAGAAGCAGGGCGGAGGAGGACACGTGGTCCTCATCAGCTCTACCGCCGGCCAGCGCGGCGAAGCCTTCCACTGCGACTACGCAGCCAGCAAGGGCGCGATGATTAGCATGGTCAAGGGCCTCTCCACGGAGCTGGCGCGCGACGGCATCTACGTGAACTGCGTGGCGCCGGGATGGGTTGAAACCGACATGGCCGCGCCGGCTCTGCATCACCCGGAGACCAGCAAGCGGGTGTTTGCCACCATTCCGCTGGGCCGGGCGGGCAGGCCTGAAGAAATCGCCGCTACGGTATTATTCTTGTGCACCGCCCACGCCGGATTTATCACCGGGGAGATTCTGAACGTAAACGGCGGGGCTGTGCTGGTGGGTTGAAGCCGGGCAGTAAAAGCGGGCGTTTCCGGCATCCAAACATAACAAGAAAAAACCAATGAGAATACTTGCCCTTCTGCTTCTGTGCTTGTCCAGCGCCATCGGCCAGCAAACGCCTCCCGCCAACACCGGGGCCGCCGCCCAGAGCAATGACCAGAAAGCGCGCGCGGCCATCGCCCAGATGATTGAAGCCATGGGCGGGCAGGCCTACCTCAACGTGCAAGATTCTTACAGTGAAGGACGCTACGGCCGGTTCCACAATGAGGCCCAGGTGGGCGGCGCCAAGTACTATCGCTACACCCGCTGGCCGGACGCCGACCGTTGGGAACTCACGGAGCAGCGCGACTACGTGCAGCTCTACGTCGGCGACAAATTCTACGACGTGACTTATAAGGGATACACGGAAGGCAATCCAGCGAAGGACGACGGCCTTCGCCAGGCCCTGGTCCGCCGCCATTACACGCTGGACCATGTTTTGCGCGAGTGGATCAATCAGCCCGGCACCATTCTTCTGCACCAGGGGCTGACCCTGGCGG from Terriglobia bacterium harbors:
- a CDS encoding SDR family oxidoreductase; translation: MSQQGKPQEKTPQTGITLSLGERVAVVTGGSRGIGAAIVRMFAQAGGRVVFSYQKAKSEAERLAKECGGDKRCVAVQAELSSSHSSAALVKAAVEHFGRVDIIVGNHGVWPPQDVAVDKMSDEQWRSTLAINLESIFGLVKHGVGQMKKQGGGGHVVLISSTAGQRGEAFHCDYAASKGAMISMVKGLSTELARDGIYVNCVAPGWVETDMAAPALHHPETSKRVFATIPLGRAGRPEEIAATVLFLCTAHAGFITGEILNVNGGAVLVG